ATGCCGCTCAGGGTGTGGCCGCGGTCCAGAAGCGCGGCGATCGTCCGGAGCCTGGCCAGGTGATGGTCGTCGTACCAGGCGATGCGGCCCTCGCGGCGGGGCGGCGGGATCAGGCCGCGCTCCCGGTAGAAGCGCACGGTGCGCACCGTGATGCCGGCCGCCCTGGCCAGCTCCTCCATGCGGTACTCGCGTGTGTCTGCCACGGAAGCAGCCTATGTGCTGCTGGATCGGGCGTGCGTTCTACCGGCGGTAACTCGATGCGCCAGACCCCTACCCATCAGTACGCAGCTGTTCTACTCTCCCAATTGCGCCAGTGGTCACTGGCAGAGTCGTGAAGCAGTTCGGGAGGCGGCGGCATGGCCGAGGACGAGCGCCAGCAGGAGCGTGAACACGAGCATGTGCGGGTGGCGGTGGTCGGGTCCGGGTTCGGCGGGCTGGGTGCCGCGGTCCGGCTGCGCCGGGAAGGCATCACCGACTTCGTCGTCCTGGAGCGGGCGAGCGCCGTGGGCGGCACCTGGCGGGACAACAGCTACCCGGGCTGCGCCTGCGACGTGCCCTCGCACCTGTACTCGTTCTCCTTCGCGCCCAACCCCGACTGGCCGCGCACCTTCTCGGGCCAGGAGAAGATCCAGGAGTACCTGGAGCAGGTCGCCGACACCTTCCGGCTGCGCCCGCACATCCGCCTCGACACCGAGGTGAAGCTGATGCGCTGGGACGCGGAGAAGCTGTGGTGGGAGATCGAGACCAGTGGCGGCACCCTGACCGCCGATGTCGTCGTCTCCGCCACCGGGCCACTCTCCGACCCCAAGCTCCCGGACATCCCCGGCCTCGACACCTTCGAGGGCAAGGTCTTCCACAGCGCGCGCTGGGACCACGACTACGACCTGCGCGGCAAGCGCGTCGCGATGATCGGCACCGGCGCCTCCGCCATCCAGATCGTGCCCGCGATCCAGCGCGAGGTCGGCAGGCTGACCCTCTTCCAGCGCACCCCGCCCTGGGTGATGCCGCGCATGGACCGACCCATCAGCAGGGCCGAGCGCTGGCTGCACCGCCAGCTGCCGTTCACCACGCAGGCCCGGCGCGGAATCCTGTGGGGCATCCGGGAGTTGCAGGTCCAGGCGTTCACCAAGCGGCCGAACGAGCTCGGCGCGGTGGAGCAGCTGGCCAAGCGGAACATCGCCCGCGCCATCAAGGACCGGGGCCTGCGGGCCAAGCTGACGCCCTCGTACCGCATCGGGTGCAAGCGGATCCTGCTCTCCAACACGTACTACCCGGCGCTCGCGCAGCCCAATGTGGACGTCGTCGCCAGCGGGCTCAGCGAGGTGCGCGGCAACACCGTCGTCGCCGCCGACGGCACCGAGACCGAGGTCGACGCGATCATCTTCGGCACGGGATTCCATGTGACCGACATGCCGATCGCCCACCGCGTGGTGGGCCCCGACGGCGTGACGATGATGGAGACCTGGAAGGACGGCATGAAGTCGCTGCGCGGCGCGACCGCCGCGGGCTTCCCCAACTTCATGACGGTCATCGGCCCGAACACCGGCCTCGGCAACTCCTCGATGATCCTGATGATCGAGTCGCAGCTGAACTATCTCGCCGACTACATGCGGCAGCTGGACGTTCTCGGCGACCGGGCCGCGCTCGCCGTGCGGGCCAGCGCCGTGCACGCCTGGAACGACAAGGTGCAGGAGCGGATGAAGCGCACGGTGTGGAACACCGGCGGCTGCAACAGCTGGTACCTCGACGAGAACGGCGTGAACACGACGATCTGGCCGGGCACCACGAGCGAGTTCCGCGCGGCCACACGGCGGGTCGATCTCGCCGAGTACGAGGTGGTGCGGCCCCCGAAGCGGGACGCGGCGCCGGAGCCCCGCACGCCGGGCAAGAGCACGTCGCGTACGACGAAGAAGGCCGAGGCAAAGGCATGAGCAGGCTGACGCATGTGACGAGCGGGCCGTTCGCGCCGCCGGTGGCCGCGCGGGAGCTGACCGTCGTGTCGGCGGACGGCGCGCGGCTGCACGCCGAGGTGCACGGACCCGAGGGCGCGCCCGCGGTGGTGCTCGCGCACGGGTGGACCTGCTCGACCGCCTTCTGGGCGGCGCAGATACGTGAACTGGCCGTAGACCACCGGGTGATCGCGTACGACCAGCGGGGCCACGGGCGCAGTGTCGCGCCGGACGGTGTCGAGGGCTACAGCACCACCGCCCTCGCCGACGACCTGGAGGCGGTGCTCGCGGCGACACTGGAGCCGGGGGAGCAGGCGGTGGTCGCCGGGCACTCCATGGGCGGCATGACGATCATGGCGGCGAGTACGCGACCGGGGTTCCGGGAGCACACGGCCGCCGCTCTGCTGTGCAGCACCGGGAGTTCGCGGCTCGTCGCCGAGTCGACCGTGGTGCCGCTACGGGCCGGGCGGGTTCGGACGCGGATGACGCGGTCGGTGCTCGGGGCCAAGGCTCCGCTCGGGCCCGTGACGCCGATGGCTCGCAAGGTCCTCAAGTACGCGACGATGGGGCCGGGTTCGCCTCCCGAGCGGGTCGAGGTGTGCGCGCGGATCGTGCACGGCTGCCCGAGGGTGGTGCGCTACCGCTGGTCGCACGTGCTCGACGAGCTCGAACTCGACTCGGGCGTACTGGAGTTGTCGGTGCCGACCGCGGTCATCGCGGGCACCTCCGACCGGATGACGCCCGTCGTGCTGGCGCGGCGCCTGGCGGGGATGCTGCCGGACTCGCTCGGCCTCACCGAGCTGCCGGGCATCGGCCACATGACGCCGGTCGAGGCACCGGAGACGGTCACCGAGGGGATCAGGAACCTCGTGAAGAAGTACGTACGCGTGGACGAGCAGCAGGTCCAGGGGCTTGAGGGGAGCAGCGCATGAGCAAGGTCAGCCTGGAGGGTCAGGTCGCGGTCGTCACCGGGGCGGCGCGCGGTGTGGGGGAGTTGCTCGCGCGCAAGCTGTCGGCGCGGGGCGCGAAGATCGCGCTCGTCGGCCTGGAGCCGGACGAGCTGAAGCAGGTCGCGGGGCGGCTGCACACCGAGGCCGAGGCCTGGCACGCGGACGTCACGGACCATGTCGCGATGGCCCGGGTCGCCCAGGAGGTCAAGGAGCGCTTCGGGAAGGTCGACATCGTCGTCGCCAACGCGGGCGTCGCCAACGGCGGGCCGTTCGTCGAGTCCGACCCCGAGGCGTGGCGCCGGGTGATCGAGGTCAACCTCATCGGCAGCGCGGTGACGGGCCGGGCGTTCCTGCCGGTCCTGATGGAGAGCCGGGGCTATCTGCTGCAGATCGCCTCGCTCGCGGCGATCACGCCGGCGCCGATGATGACGGCGTACTGCGCGTCGAAGTCGGGCGTCGAGGCGTACGCGCACTGTCTGCGGGCCGAGGTCGGCTACAAGGGCGTGAAGGTGGGCGTCGGTTACCTGTCCTGGACGGACACCGACATGGTGCGGGGCGCGGACCAGGACGACGTCATGCGGGAGCTGCGGCAACGCCTGCCGTGGCCGTCCAACAAGACGTACCCGCTGGGCCCGGCGGTGGACCGGATCGTCGCCGGGATCGAGCGCAGGTCCAGCCACGTGTACGCGCAGTGGTGGCTGCGGGGGATGCAGGGCATCCGCGGCTACCTGCCCGGGGTCATCGGCTCGGTCGGCCAGCGGGAGATGCGGCGCTTCGAGCCGCGCCTCGGCTCCGTGTCCACGGGGCTCGTGGGAGCGGGCGGCTCCGCCGACGAACAGGCGCGTACCGGGCGGTAGCCGACTGCTCGGACAAGGCTGAGGCCCACCCGGCGTCCCGGGTGGGCCTCAGACGTTCATGCGCGGCGCCGTGTCAGGCGTCGTAGTCCTGGTTGAACTTGTCCTGCTGCTCCTGCGCGGCATCCCGGGCCTGGTCCGGGGCCTGCGAGGAGCGCTCGCCGGCCTGGTCCTGCGCCTGCGAGGCGCGCTCGCTCGCCTCGTCCTTCTTGTCGCCCATCGAGCCCTTCGCCTTGTCGGCGAGGTCGTTGGCCTTGTCCTGGAACTGGTCCTTGATGCCCATGCTTGTTCACTCCTAGAGGGTGAGGTTGGAGGGGCCTCGACCAGACTTACATGGGGGCACAATCCTCGCATTTCGATCAACGGGGAATCGGCGGGGAGGGGGATCGACCGCCCGGCAAGAGGCCCCCTCAGCCCCGTGGCGGAAGCTTCGGTCGCCGTCGGTCCGGTACGTCCTCAAGCCCCGGGGGTGTCGCCGCGGGCTGCCGTTCCAGGAGGTCGAGGGCCACGCCCACCGCGTCGTCGAGCTGGGCGTGCCGGCCCTCCGCCCAGTCCAGCGGCGTGCGCAGCACCTCCAGGTCGGGGGCCACGCCGTGGTTCTCCACGGACCAGCCGTACTCGTCGAACCACCCCGCGTTCATCGGCACCGTGATGACCGTCCCGTCGCCCAGGACGTGCCGCCCGGTCATCCCCACCACGCCGCCCCACGTGCGCTGGCCCACCACGGGGCCGAGGCCGAGCAGCTTGAAGGCCGCCGTGATCATGTCGCCGTCCGACGACGTCGCCTCGTCGGCCAGGGCCACCACGGGCCCGCGGGGTGCGTTCGACGCGTACGACACCGGCTGGGCGTTGCGTGTCAGGTCCCAGCCGAGGATCTTCCGCGTCAGCTTCTCGACCACCAGCTCGCTGATGTGCCCGCCCGCGTTGCCGCGCACGTCCACGATCAGGGCCGGGCGCGAGACCTCCAGGCGCAGGTCCCGGTTGAACTGCGCCCAGCCGGAGCCGCCCATGTCGGGGATGTGCAGGTAGCCGCACTTGCCCCCGCTCAACTCCCGTACGACGTCGCGTCGTTTGGCCACCCAGTCCTGGTAGCGCAGGGGGCGTTCGTTGATGAGGGGGACGATCGCCACCCTCCTCGACCTGCCCTCTGGCTCGGCCGCCCGGAACGTCAGCTCCACCGTCGTGCCGCCCGCAGCGGCGAGCAGCGGGAAGGGGCCCGTCACCGGGTCCACCGGGCGGCCGTCGATGTGGGTGAGGACCGCGCCCTCCCGGATGCCCGCGCCCGCGAGCGGCGAGCGCGCCTTGGAGTCGGAGGAGTCGCCGGGCAGGATCCGCTTGATCATCCAACTGCCGTCACGGCAGACGAGGTTGGCGCCGAGCAGGCCCATCGCCCGCTGGTAGTGCGGCGGCCCTTCGTTGCGGCGGGCCGCCGAGACGTACGCGTGGGACGTGCCCAGCTCGCCGAGGACCTCGCGGAGCAGGTCCGCGAACTCGTCGGGGGAGGCGACCCGTTCCACCAGCGGCCGGTACTGGTCCAGGATCGCGGGCCAGTCGATGCCGCACATGTGCGGCTCCCAGAAGTAGGCCCGGATGAGGCGGCCCGCCTCGTCGTAGGACTGGCGCCACTCGGCCGCCGGATCGACCTCGTGCAGGATGCGGCGCAGGTCGATCCAGACGGTGGTGTCACCGTCGCCGGTCTCCGTCGAGGGCACCGCGCGCAGGTCGCCCTCGTCGACCACCACGAGCCGCGAGCCGTCGCCGCTGAGCGCGAACCAGTCGAGGTGGTCGACCAGTTCGGACTTCTTGCCCTTGGAGATGTTGAAGTACTCCAGGGTGGGGCGCCCCGAGGTGTCCGACGGGTTGGCGAACGTCTCGCCGAGCGCGCCCGAGATCGGCCAGCGCATCCAGACGAGGCCGCCGCCGCTCACGGGGTGGAGGGCCGAGTACTTGGACGCCGAGACCGGGAACGGCGTCACCCTGCTCTCCAGGCCCTCCACCTCCACGATGGCGGAGCCGGCCGGGGAGAGACCGTCGGCCGGGTCGAGGCCGCCCGCCGCCGGGCGGCCGTCGGGGGAGAGGGCGAAGGGGGACGGGGTCGCCGACGACAGGGGGACCAGGTAGGGGCGGCAGCCGAGGGGGAAGGACAGGTCGCCGGTGTGCACGTCGTAGACCGGGTCGAAGCCGCGCCAGGACAGGAAGGCCAGATAGCGGCCGTCGCTGGTGAAGACCGGGTTCTCGTCCTCGAAGCGGCCGTTGGTGACGTCGACGATGATGCGGCAGCCCGGCCCTTCGATGCGGGCCATCTTGATCTGCCGCAGGGAGCGGCCGATGCCCGGATGCGACCAGGTCAGCCACGCCCCGTCCGGGGAGAACGCCAGGTCGCGCACCGGTCCGTTGAGGGAGCGGATCAGCTCCGTCACCTCGCCGTCGGACTCCTCGGTCGCGTCGATCAGGAGCAGCCGCCCGTCGTTCGACGCGATCGCGATCCGTTCGCCCTCGGGGTCGGAGATCAGTTCGAGGACCCGGCCGAGCTTCCCCTGCGCCAGCCTGCGCGGCGCGCGGTCGCCGCTGGCGCGCGGCAGATAGGCGATCTCGACGGCGTCCTCGCCCTCCGCGTCGGTGACGTAGGCGACCTGTCCGCCCTTGCCGAGCATCTCCGGGAGCCGCACGCGCACGCCCGGGGTGTCCGTGATGGTGCGGGCGGGCCCGTCCCGGTGCGTCAGCCAGTACAGGCTGCCGCGTACGACGACGGCGCTGGCCCGGCCCGTCGCGTCCACGGAGAGTGAGTCGACGTGCTGGGCGGCCGGCACCTGGTAGATCCGCCGCCCGGCGCGCGGTCCGCCCAGGCGCACGTCGAGGCGGCGCGGCACGGCGCCCGCGGACAGGTCGTCGACCAGCCAGACGTCGCCCGCGCACTGGTAGACGACGCGGGCGCCGTCGCTGGACGCGTGCCGGGCGTAGAAGGCGTCGTGATCGGTGTGCCGTCGCAGGTCGGAGCCGTCCGGCAGGCAGGAGTACAGGTTGCCGACGCCTTCGTGGTCGGAGAGGAACGCGATACGGCCGTCCACGAACATCGGGGCGTCCAGATGGCCGTCGAGGTCGGGCAGGAGCTGCTCGCCGTGCAGCCACAGGCGGCCGGTGGCCCCGCCCCGATAGCGCTTCCAGGCGGCGGGCTCGTGCGGCGGCTTCCCGGTCAGGAGAAGCGTCTTGCGTTCGCCCTCGATGTCGTTGACCGCGATGTCGTAGACCGGCCCCCAGGGCAGCTTGCCGCCGGGTGATCCGTCGGTCGGCACGCTGTAGGCCCAGCAGAAGTACGAGAAGGGCTGATTGTGCGAGGAGACGGCGAGGATGTCGCCGTCGGGGGACCAGCCGCAGACCCGGGTGTCCGTGCTCCCCCAGTAGGTGAGCCGCCGGGCCGGGCCGCCGTCGACCGGGGCGAGGTGGATCTCCGGGTCGAGGCTGCGCCAGGTCGTGAACGCGATGTGGCGGCCGTCCGGTGAGAAGCGCGGATGGCTCACCTTGGTCCGGTCGACGGTCACCCGCCAGGCACGGCCCGCGGGGGCTCCGTCCGGGCTCAGCGGTGCCACCCAGAGATCGTCCTCGGCCGCGAAACAGAGACGGTCGCCGCTGAGGTGCGGAAATCGCAGGTAGGCGTGGTCAGCATGGGCTTCATCGCGCGCGTCGGTCACTTCACCATGCTTTTCCGGTGCGGAGGGCCCGGCAACTCGTACAGAGGGCCGGGCGGCTCGTACACGGGGGCGATCGGGGGCGATCGGGGGTGAACGGGGGTGAGCGGCGGGGGTGAGTGCGCCGCGTGATGCAGCACACGTACGAAACGGTTTCGTTTCGTTAAGGCCGCGGGTACAGTCATGGCGTACGGAACGGTTTCGACGAGGAGCGGAGGGATCATGGCTGAGGCGGCAACGGTGCGACGCAGCCGGATCACGCCCGAGCGTGAGGCCGAGCTCTACGCGGCCGTGCTCGACCTGCTCCGCGAAGTCGGGTACGAAGCGCTCACGATGGACGCCATCGCGGCCCGCACCAAATCCAGCAAGGCCACCCTCTACCGCCAGTGGGGGAGCAAGCCCGAGCTGATCGCCAGGGCGCTGAAGCACAACAAGCCGGTGTCCATCGAGGACATCGACACCGGCTCCCTGCGCGGCGACCTCATGGAGACCGCCAACCGTTCGGACGACTGTCAGATGGAGCGGGACGCCGCGCTGATGCGGAGCCTGTTCCATGTCATCCACGACAACCCCGAACTCCACCAAGCGCTGCGGCAGTTGCTCATCGAGCCGGAGATCACCGGCCTGAACGCACTGCTGCGCAGGGCCGTGGAACGGGGCGAAGTGGCCCCGGACAACCCCGCCCTCGGCTACGTCATCCACATGATGGTCGGCGGCTTCGTCGCCCGTGACCTGATCGAGGACCGCACGGTCGACCGTGAGTTCCTCCGTTCCTACATCGACGCCGTGATCCTCCCCGCTCTCGGCGTCTGACCGAACCCCCTCACCGCACCACCTCTCAGCACCCTTTCCACCTGACGCGACCGCTCACGTCGTCGGGCTGATCCCCCCTGCCCTGTAGACACCACGACCTGACCGGGAGTACGCCCTCGTGGCCACTTTCCTCTACAAACTAGGCCGACTCGCCTTCAGGCGTCGGCACTTCGTCGCCCTGATCTGGGTGGCGCTCCTGACGCTTGCCGGAGTCGGCGCCGCGTCCGCGCCCACCGCCGCATCCAGTTCCTTCTCCATTCCGGGGACGGAGGCCCAGAAGGCCTTCGACCTGCTCGAAGAGCGGGTGCCCGAGGCCAGCGCCGATGGCGCGAGCGCCAAGGTCGTCTTCAAGGCACCGGCCGGTGAGAAGGTCACCGACCCGGGCAACAAGGCCGACATCGAGAAGACCGTCGCCGCGCTCAAGTCCGGTTCGGACGAGGTGGCGAGGGCGGACAGCCCCTTCCGGACCAAGACGGTCAGCAAGGACGGCTCCACGGCGTACGCGTCGGTCTCGTACAAGGTCACCTCGATGGAGCTGACCGACGAGAGCCGTGACGCCCTGGAGAAGACCACCGACCAGGCTCGCGAGTCCGGGCTCACGGTCGAGGTCGGCGGGGACGCGCTGCAGGCCATGCCCGAGACCGGGGCCACCGAGGTCATCGGCATCGCGGTCGCGGCGGTCGTCCTCGTCATCACCTTCGGCTCGCTGATCGCGGCGGGTCTGCCGCTGCTCACCGCGCTGATCGGCGTGGGCATCGGCGTCTCCTCGATCACCGCGCTGGCCAGCGCGCTCGACCTGGGGACGACCACCTCCACGCTCGCGATGATGATCGGCCTCGCGGTCGGCATCGACTACGCGCTCTTCATCGTCTCCCGCTACCGCGGTGAACTCGCCGACGGGCGGGACCGCGAGGAGGCGGCGGGCCGCGCCGTGGGCACTGCCGGATCGGCCGTGGTCTTCGCCGGGCTCACCGTGGTCATCGCGCTGGTCGGCCTCGCCGTGGTGAACATCCCGATGCTCACCAAGATGGGCTTCGCGGCGGCCGGCACGGTGGTCATCGCCGTGCTCATCGCGCTCACCCTGATCCCGGCGCTGCTCGGGTACGCGGGCAAGAAGGTCAAGCCCACGGGCGAGAAGAGCAAGGTGCTCGGCGGCGGCAGGAAGGCGAAGGCCGCCGCGGCCGAAGGAGCCGCGCCGAAGGACAACCTCGGCACCCGCTGGGCGCGCTTCGTCACGCGCCGCCCGCTCACCGTGCTGCTCATCGGCGTCATCGGTCTCGGCGCTGCCGCGCTGCCCGTCTCCTCGCTCGAACTGGGCCTCCCGGACGACGGCGCCCAGCCGACGTCCACGACCCAGCGCAAGGCGTACGACCTGGTCTCCGACGGATTCGGCCCCGGCTTCAACGGTCCGCTGATGACGGTCGCGGACCTCAAGGGCTCGGACGACCCGAAGGCGGCGGCCGGCGAGATCAGGACGACGGTCTCCAAGCTGGACGACGTCCTCTCGGTCGCCCCGCCGGTGATCAACAAGGCGGGCGACACGGCGATCATCTCCGTCGTCCCGTCCTCGAAGCCCAGCGGCATCGAGACCGAGAACCTCGTGCACTCGATCCGTGACGCGGGCGCCGACATCAAGTCCGACACCGGTGCGAGCGTCATGGTCACCGGCACGACGGCGATGAACATCGACGTCTCCGAGAAGCTGAACGACGCCCTGCTGCCCTACCTGGCACTCGTCGTCGGCCTCGCCTTCCTCCTCCTGATCGTCGTCTTCCGCTCGATCCTGGTCCCGCTCAAGGCGGCACTCGGCTTCCTGCTCTCGGTCCTCGCGGCCCTGGGCGCGGTCGTCGCGGTCTTCCAGTGGGGCTGGCTCGGCTCACTCTTCGGCGTCGAGCAGACCGGCCCGATCATGAGCATGATGCCGATCTTCATGGTGGGCGTCGTCTTCGGCCTCGCGATGGACTACGAGGTGTTCCTCGTGACGCGCATGCGAGAGGCGTACGTCCACGGGGAGCGCCCCGGCCAGGCGATCGTGACCGGCTTCCGGCACGGGGCCCGCGTGGTCTCGGCGGCCGCCGTGATCATGATGGCGGTCTTCGCGGGCTTCATCGGCTCCAGCGAGCAGATGGTGAAGATGATCGGCTTCGGTCTCGCGATCGCGGTGTTCTTCGACGCGTTCATCGTGCGTATGGCGCTGGTCCCGGCGGTGCTGGCGCTGCTGGGCAAGAAGGCGTGGTGGCTGCCGGGGTGGCTGGACCGTGCTCTGCCGAACGTGGATGTCGAGGGCGAGGGCCTGCGCACGGACGCCGAGAAGGCCACAGCCCAGGCGGCCGACGCCGATCGGGAGCCTGCCCGGGTCTGAGCCAGGGCCGATGAGCGGGGTGGGGAGAAGCGCGGGAGGTATGCGCTTCTCCCCACCGTCGTCGTGGCTGCCGTGGTCGTGACGGCGGTGTTCGCGTGGGGGGTCCGGGGGTGTCCCCCGGGAGGACACAGCATCGGCTCCAGCGAGCAGATGGTGAAGATGATCGGCTTCGGTCTGGCGATCGCGGTGTTCTTCGACGCGTTCATCGTGCGTATGGCGCTGGTCCCGGCGGTGCTGGCGCTGCTGGGCAAGAAGGCGTGGTGGCTGCCGGGGTGGCTGGACCGTGCTCTGCCGAACGTGGATGTCGAGGGTGAGGGCCTGCGCACGGACGCGGAGAAGGGCGCGGCTCGGGCGGCCGACGCCGACCGGGAGCCGGTTCGCGTGTGAGGTGACGTGTCAGTGCGGGACGGGGGCGGTCGCGTACGTGCGGCGCAGGAAGCGGATCAGGGCTGACGCGTCGAACTGGACGACTGCTACCCCTTGCGCCGAGTGGAACTCCATGACCGTCTGGACCCGCCCACAGGGCCAGATGTGTACGTCGCCGCTGGTGGCCGGGGCTCGCAGGCCCTGTTCGAGCAGCTGGCGGGCGAAGGTCCACTCGTGGGAACCAGGGAGGCCGATCCGCACCGAGAGCGGGTCGGCCTCCGGGTCGTACCGGAGGACGGCGGGGACGGTGAGCTGGTCGTCAGGGGAGTCCGTGACGACGTGGGCACGTGCGTACTGCTCTACTGCGGACATCGCCTAACTCCTCACCGTCACGTGCGTTCTGCACTCCAATGTCCCATATATTCCGATTCCTGCTCCAGGTGTGACCGGGATAACTGGGTAGCCGCCGCTCTTGCAAACCGTTCGCAACAAAGCACTATCATTGAACGGTTCACGAGCGATCCGCTCTGCCTTCCTTCTTCCTGTCCTGCCCAGGAGCGCGCGCATGCATGTCCCCGACGGATTCATCAACGCCCCCGTCTCCGCCGTCACCGGGGTCATCGCCGCCGGAGCGGTCGCCGTCAGCCTCCGGGGCGCACGGCGCGAGCTGGACGAACGGACGGCGCCGCTCGCCGGGCTCGTGGCCGCGTTCATCTTCGCCGTGCAGATGCTGAACTTCCCCGTCGCCGCCGGGACCAGCGGACATCTGCTCGGCGGAGCGCTCGCCGCGATACTCGTCGGCCCCTACACGGGCGTCCTGTGCGTCTCTGTCGTCCTGCTGATGCAGGGCGTCCTCTTCGCCGACGGCGGCCTGACCGCACTCGGCGTGAACATCACGGACATGGCCATCGTCACGACCGTCGTGGCCTATCTCACCTTCCGCGGCCTGGTGAAGGTGCTCCCGCGGGGCCGCCGTTCCATCACCGTCTCGGCCTTCGTCGCCGCACTGCTCTCCGTGCCCGCCGCCGCGGTCGCCTTCACGTTCATCTACGCGCTCGGCGGCACCACCGACGTCTCCATCGGCAAGGTCGCCACGGCCATGGTCGGCGTCCACGTCCTCATCGGCATCGGCGAGGCCGCCATCACCGCCCTCACCGTCGGCGCCGTCATCGCCGTCCGCCCCGACCTCGTGTACGGCGCCCGCGGCCTGACCCAGAAGCTCAAGCTCCGCGTCGGCGGCGAACTGGTCGACGTCCCCGCAGCCGAGGCCCCCACCCCCGTAGCCGCCCCCTCTCACCGCAAGGTGTGGATCGCGGGCCTGGTCACCTCCCTCGTCCTCGCGGGCTTCGTCAGCTTCTACGCCTCCGCCGACCCCGACGGCCTGGAGAAGGTCGCCCACGACAAGGGCATCGACAAGAAGGCCGAGGAGCACGCCTCCTCCGACTCCCCGCTCGCCGACTACGGCGTCAAGGACATCACCGACGCCCGGATCTCCGGCGGCCTCGCCGGCGTGATCGGCGTCGGCGTCACCGTCGTCGCGGGCACGGCGGTCTTCTGGTCGCTGCGCCGCCGTCGTACGGCGGACGCGGGCCCGGCGTCCACGGCGACCGTCTCCGACCGAGGCCCTTCGGGCCGCACCCCCTCCGTCTGATGGGCGCGGGCCACGCCCACCGGCTCTACCGGCACGGGCACTCACCGGTGCACGCGCTGCCTCCGCACACCAAACTGGCGGCCGTCTTCTGCTTCGTGATCGTGGTGGTCTCCACCCCGCGCGAGGCGATGTGGGCGTTCGGCCTGTACGCGCTCCTGCTCGGCGCGGTGGCGTACGCCTCCCGTGTCCCCCTCCCGTTCCTCCTCAAGCGGCTGCTCATCGAGGTCCCGTTCGTGGCGTTCGCGGTGCTCATGCCGTTCGTGGCCGAGGGCGAGCGGGTCGACGTGCTCGGCATGTCCCTGAGCGTGAACGGCCTCTGGGGCGCCTGGAACGTCCTCGCCAAGGGCACGCTGGGCGTCGCCGCGTCCGTACTGCTCGCGTCCACCACCGAACTGCGCTCGCTGCTCCTGGGCCTCCAGCGCCTGAAACTGCCGCCGCTGCTCGTCCAGATCGCCTCGTTCATGATCCGGTACGGCGACGTGATCGCGGACGAGATGCGCCGCATGAAGATCGCGCGCGAGTCCCGCGGCTTCGAGGCGCGGGGCGTCCG
This Streptomyces sp. NBC_01283 DNA region includes the following protein-coding sequences:
- a CDS encoding flavin-containing monooxygenase; the encoded protein is MAEDERQQEREHEHVRVAVVGSGFGGLGAAVRLRREGITDFVVLERASAVGGTWRDNSYPGCACDVPSHLYSFSFAPNPDWPRTFSGQEKIQEYLEQVADTFRLRPHIRLDTEVKLMRWDAEKLWWEIETSGGTLTADVVVSATGPLSDPKLPDIPGLDTFEGKVFHSARWDHDYDLRGKRVAMIGTGASAIQIVPAIQREVGRLTLFQRTPPWVMPRMDRPISRAERWLHRQLPFTTQARRGILWGIRELQVQAFTKRPNELGAVEQLAKRNIARAIKDRGLRAKLTPSYRIGCKRILLSNTYYPALAQPNVDVVASGLSEVRGNTVVAADGTETEVDAIIFGTGFHVTDMPIAHRVVGPDGVTMMETWKDGMKSLRGATAAGFPNFMTVIGPNTGLGNSSMILMIESQLNYLADYMRQLDVLGDRAALAVRASAVHAWNDKVQERMKRTVWNTGGCNSWYLDENGVNTTIWPGTTSEFRAATRRVDLAEYEVVRPPKRDAAPEPRTPGKSTSRTTKKAEAKA
- a CDS encoding alpha/beta fold hydrolase, yielding MSRLTHVTSGPFAPPVAARELTVVSADGARLHAEVHGPEGAPAVVLAHGWTCSTAFWAAQIRELAVDHRVIAYDQRGHGRSVAPDGVEGYSTTALADDLEAVLAATLEPGEQAVVAGHSMGGMTIMAASTRPGFREHTAAALLCSTGSSRLVAESTVVPLRAGRVRTRMTRSVLGAKAPLGPVTPMARKVLKYATMGPGSPPERVEVCARIVHGCPRVVRYRWSHVLDELELDSGVLELSVPTAVIAGTSDRMTPVVLARRLAGMLPDSLGLTELPGIGHMTPVEAPETVTEGIRNLVKKYVRVDEQQVQGLEGSSA
- a CDS encoding SDR family oxidoreductase: MSKVSLEGQVAVVTGAARGVGELLARKLSARGAKIALVGLEPDELKQVAGRLHTEAEAWHADVTDHVAMARVAQEVKERFGKVDIVVANAGVANGGPFVESDPEAWRRVIEVNLIGSAVTGRAFLPVLMESRGYLLQIASLAAITPAPMMTAYCASKSGVEAYAHCLRAEVGYKGVKVGVGYLSWTDTDMVRGADQDDVMRELRQRLPWPSNKTYPLGPAVDRIVAGIERRSSHVYAQWWLRGMQGIRGYLPGVIGSVGQREMRRFEPRLGSVSTGLVGAGGSADEQARTGR
- a CDS encoding S41 family peptidase, which translates into the protein MTDARDEAHADHAYLRFPHLSGDRLCFAAEDDLWVAPLSPDGAPAGRAWRVTVDRTKVSHPRFSPDGRHIAFTTWRSLDPEIHLAPVDGGPARRLTYWGSTDTRVCGWSPDGDILAVSSHNQPFSYFCWAYSVPTDGSPGGKLPWGPVYDIAVNDIEGERKTLLLTGKPPHEPAAWKRYRGGATGRLWLHGEQLLPDLDGHLDAPMFVDGRIAFLSDHEGVGNLYSCLPDGSDLRRHTDHDAFYARHASSDGARVVYQCAGDVWLVDDLSAGAVPRRLDVRLGGPRAGRRIYQVPAAQHVDSLSVDATGRASAVVVRGSLYWLTHRDGPARTITDTPGVRVRLPEMLGKGGQVAYVTDAEGEDAVEIAYLPRASGDRAPRRLAQGKLGRVLELISDPEGERIAIASNDGRLLLIDATEESDGEVTELIRSLNGPVRDLAFSPDGAWLTWSHPGIGRSLRQIKMARIEGPGCRIIVDVTNGRFEDENPVFTSDGRYLAFLSWRGFDPVYDVHTGDLSFPLGCRPYLVPLSSATPSPFALSPDGRPAAGGLDPADGLSPAGSAIVEVEGLESRVTPFPVSASKYSALHPVSGGGLVWMRWPISGALGETFANPSDTSGRPTLEYFNISKGKKSELVDHLDWFALSGDGSRLVVVDEGDLRAVPSTETGDGDTTVWIDLRRILHEVDPAAEWRQSYDEAGRLIRAYFWEPHMCGIDWPAILDQYRPLVERVASPDEFADLLREVLGELGTSHAYVSAARRNEGPPHYQRAMGLLGANLVCRDGSWMIKRILPGDSSDSKARSPLAGAGIREGAVLTHIDGRPVDPVTGPFPLLAAAGGTTVELTFRAAEPEGRSRRVAIVPLINERPLRYQDWVAKRRDVVRELSGGKCGYLHIPDMGGSGWAQFNRDLRLEVSRPALIVDVRGNAGGHISELVVEKLTRKILGWDLTRNAQPVSYASNAPRGPVVALADEATSSDGDMITAAFKLLGLGPVVGQRTWGGVVGMTGRHVLGDGTVITVPMNAGWFDEYGWSVENHGVAPDLEVLRTPLDWAEGRHAQLDDAVGVALDLLERQPAATPPGLEDVPDRRRPKLPPRG
- a CDS encoding TetR/AcrR family transcriptional regulator, producing the protein MRRSRITPEREAELYAAVLDLLREVGYEALTMDAIAARTKSSKATLYRQWGSKPELIARALKHNKPVSIEDIDTGSLRGDLMETANRSDDCQMERDAALMRSLFHVIHDNPELHQALRQLLIEPEITGLNALLRRAVERGEVAPDNPALGYVIHMMVGGFVARDLIEDRTVDREFLRSYIDAVILPALGV